ATACACATTATATAAATTTTACGCTACGTACACAAGTGTGAGAGCACCTCAATGAGGAAGATCTGGCATTTCTCAGACTTGTGTGAGATTTTGTACTATTATAAGACTTTTGTATGAATGCTGCAAAAGGATGACACGCAAATTTGTAACGGAAAAAGcgttttcagatttttgttgtgaggtgtttttacttgttgtttgtgttgttgttatgtgGTGTGTTTTGGGTAACTGAGTACTGCAGTGTAAAGATAATTTAGTTGGGTGTGGACTCCAGGAAGAATAGCGATGGCCTTAGCCAAAGCCAATGGAGAAacacataaatgaaatgttggTGGCTGGTCAGTGTCTGGAAGCTGTGTCCTCATCTGTGAACTTTTGAGATGAATGgcatcattaaaatgtttctatattttctgATGTTATCTACAAACTAGCTAACTAATCACAAAATGTTGGAACATTTATGATATGGTTACAATTAATATCTTGTAATAAGCCaactaaaagaaacaacagacaaatcaaacaacaataacCAACACAATAATCCATTTAAATAATAGTTTGTTACAGCCCTACTTAAAGGTGAAAGGAAACACTCACAGCTCTTTCTTCAGCATGTCCACTATGAGCCCGTCCACCCTCCGAGCTTTGACAAGGTACCAGGTCATGCCTCCAAAGTGCCTGGTGGAGCGCAGCAGATCATACTTGCCATGCTTGTCCAAGTCCTCATATGTCGCTTTATGTACCTAGACAGAGAGTGAATATAAGACAGTGCAGTCCTTGTAGTGATTTTACTACTGTAAGAGACCCAGCACAATGCTCAACAcatgaaatttagaattttttatACATTCCAAGTTGatcaaagaaaatacagaatCGAGTTAAAATAACAAGGACCTAAATGGCACCTTACCCTGATGTAATCTGAAGAGTCGGGTTCAAACTGGACCAGGCAGAAGTTCAATACATCCTCATGACGGTCTTCAGAAAACACCATCTAGTAGAAAATAAGACGTagaactgaataaaaaatttaaaataaaagtccacAATACTCAGTGCAGACAGTAAAGTTGCAGGTATATTATTTCATCTTGGTCCATGTCAAAGATGGACAACGGCTACATACAAATTTCTAATAAACCTGATTAACCCAAATAAATTTGAATAGAGAACGGAGCAGTGGGACCAACTCCGGATCCAGTGCCACTTCAGCAAGTGGTCCATGTGCCAGGGATTGAACCACTAACCAACTAGCGTATGACATAACCTATGCTTCATGCCGTCCAGAAATGACACACAGATGACATGCAATGATTCTACACATGTGAGCTGGACCCCAGCTCCACAGAGCACTCTAGTTTTAGATATTCATGCGACCGTGTATTCACATTGGAACACTGACAGTGACAAATGTCAGTATGTACATTTCAGGGGTGCTGTAGCAATTCACAAGATTTATccagaagacattttaaaagaaacgtGTGTTTCTCGTGGAACGCCTgcaaaaaaggtaaaataaagtacaggaaaaaagacactgaatgaTGTCAGATTTTCCCATTTCCTACCTTTAGGTTCTCCTCTTTGAACATGAGAGGTGCTATGAGCTTGCGTCCCTCCCTGGGGAAGTAGACCTGAATAAGACGGTCTCTCTCCTCCCATGTGGCCTTCCGAAGAGTCCCATTAGGCTCCCGTACAACTATGAACCTCTCCTGAGGGgcaataaatacagtatatgtaagGTGCAAAGGTAAGAAAAACGTACAGTAGATCTGAGAAATGTAAAGCTCCTGAATCCATCAGCGGAGCACAAATAACTTCACATAAGTGTAAGATGTTTCCATCAAACACAGAAAGTCATGACAGATGACTGCTCCACAATACACGGgctcatcaacaacaacaaagaggtGCAACAGCTGACGTCATCATAACTTGATTCTCAACATCAAGAAAACTATGAAATTATCGTGGACCCAGTTTATTGCTTAAATAAACTGTCTGTACTTTCTCCCCATATGTCTATATGACTATCTATGTCCACCGTTACTATTTAGTACTTTTGTTTCTGCACTGAATGACTTGAATTATTGTGCTTATTTTACACAGTGGGTGGTTaacaaaatttcattttattctgacaATGGCAATTAGaagatttattgattgattaaaCCTCAGctatacagacacaaacaaaataagagCTACATCTGTGTACCCTGTGTGGGATGTTGTAGGTGATGTCTGTAAAGACGAGCTTGGCTGTGTCCATGCCGTCCAGGATCTTATCCTCAGACAGCACTTCGTTAATGGGCTTCCTCTCCGGTAGGACGGGGGgcatctccagcagcttctTAGCTTGCTCTTTGGCGTGCTTGATAGCCTGGTAACACACAGAAGGGATCAGACGATGGGATGACATAAgtcacaactgtgtgtgtgtgattgagagACCGTATCACAGTTCATGTAAAAGGCACCTGCTCCAGTTGTTCATCGGTCATGAGTTTATATGTGGGCGGCTTCAGCTCCTGCTTGAGGGGTCGGAACACTTTCTGCAGGTCCAGGCCTGTTATCCTGGTGAGGATGTCCTGCACAGTTGGATCTGTGACCTGGAGCTCTGCGTTTTCTGTGAGGGTTGTGAAAAAAGTTACACGAGTTAATAACTTTAATATCCAAAATTGGGAactaaaaaccaaaaacagctATTCTTCGAAACAAACCAGACCTCTCACAGTCTTATTGTGGACAGTAGCTAGCGATGTGAAGCTATATTTTTTAGATATACGTACAAAACTACTCCGACAAACAGTAATGGCttgcaaatttaattttacatttattcatgagTAATGACCAATATTTAAGGCAAGTTTAACTTGCGGCATTTGTCCTGAGCTGTTGACACGAGCACGTCTGTCGGCTAACCAAGGAAGCTACAAGGTCAGCGTCATAACTAAGACAAATTATCAATAATTGCGGTGTTCAtagaatcaaaacaaaccatTATGTTGTGTCTCACTGCAAAACGTCCTTGCACAACACCTCGTCAATATTTGTTTGCTCCTTTGCACATCTTTCACCCGAGAGTAGCTCCGAAACACGCACCGTGCTGTACCGAGCGCCGCCATTTTTGTTATTACCTCATCAACGTCACGCGACCTTTCACCTCACGCTTCTACTGGGAAGCGGTCATGGGATATGTAGTGCGTCCCCGCGTGCACTTACAGTCGATACATTTCGTGTGTTACTTTTTTTATATCTGCCCATTTTTATCCGTCCTttagtggagaaaaaaaaaattaagcaaaCGATTTTTATGTTACtcttcattttgtgtctcttttctaAGAGAGTTGATTCTTCATTAATCAAACTAatgtgagatttttttattattattattatttatatatgagTAGAAGCATGTAGTTCATTGACAATTTCATACAGGTCTACAATTAGATAATATGGCAGCAAAATcgaatctttttttattattattatttctttcaatCTTTTGTAATGCAGATATGACCACCAGGTGGCACTATGCTACCAAATATCATTAAATCTCTCAACGCCTGCGCTTATCACCATCAAAGACTCAAGATTCAACATGTTAATTGTGCACGGTAAAAGCGGCGGTTTAGATCATACAATTAAATTTTCACTTTACAAGTCTCTTTTTCCAACCAAAGTAAACAAGTAACGGAAATATAAAACCCTCAAAGAGCAAAACGCGAAAAACAAGGTGCAAGAGAAGTctgataaaaaatttaaaaaaagaataataaaaataattctgtttATCGTCTGTGTGGCTCAACTCTGCGTAGCCTACACACATTCCTAACTTGCCATTACAGTGTGTTCTTGAATTGGCTGATAACTGTgtaatctgtctggatgataaGTTCCACATTCCActtagaaagaaaacaatatacCACATTTTCCTATGTAAAGATAGCGTGCTCAGAAGTTCATTTTAAACGTTTTCTCATTCAACACCAAACGTGTGGTGCAGTGTGTAACAAACACAACTGGATGTTATTAAAATCATAATATCTGACAGATCCCCCTGCATTCTATAGCTAATTTTGTTACCTAATGATCTGGGGGCTATATaacaaatatatgtattttttttctcttctttgccaAAGAAAAAGTATGactttaataactttaataaacTAGTCAGCTTAGATACACTTCCAACTGCTTCTGACTATAAGGTTTACTACAACTAAAAACAGCtttctgaaaaaacaacaaaaaaaaaaaaaacaaggttgtAAACAAGTGCAAACCCACATGTGAATTTGTATATATATGCAAAAACTACATTTGCTACGTTCGAGCTTCCTCACAGCTTGCACATGCAGGTGAGTtgtttcagattaaaaacattGTCGTGCGGTACATGCATTTAAAAGCAACGCTGACTTTCTACGGTGCTTTCTGCAGTCCAGACTCTCCTTTTAGTCGTTTGAAGTCTTATATCTTCAGCACTGAGTCAGTTGCTGACACATAAAATCTAACCTCATGTAATCAGTGCCCAAGTGATATCTATCAGCAGAGGCTGGGGTGAGTAACTGAAGCatgaagcaaagagaaaaacagagtaAATGTTTAACTGAAGTGCTTGAATTAGATGTTGCTGAGTGGATATTTAAATTTGTACTATTTTGTCTTTAACTGTTTTAAGTTGGGCCGTTAATTTTGTGCCCATTATctactgtgtgtttctgattacTATATATTAGTCCATTAGgtagtgtttgttttatagaATGAAAGTGTTCATGActtttaatcttaatcttaaccTGTGCATTCATTTCAATAAGTGGCCATTTAGCTGAGTTGAGTTAAATACTATTACTGCCCCTTTGATGCAGAAATTTCCCGGGAGTTGTACTGTACATATCTGTagagataaatgaatgaatagatgaatgaaattaaggttaataaaaaaaagaaaaatagcacCTCTGAAgttaatgtaaaacaaaacatcagatgAAGTGATTGCAGTGTCAGACTTTTTATAAGTAAttctgaaattatatttttgtcatattttatataataataataacagtaataataataacaaatgtaatacaattttaatcttttaattgtTAAATTTGTACAAAAGTGTCATATTTTAGCAGATGCTCCATGTGAAATTAATTGAAAACTTTAGTCTGCGTTCATGGTTATGAAAGAACATGTGACCCAGCACAACAGTGTGACTCTGTGGTGTGTACTGTAGACAACAACTGACCTTTAGGGAATAAGATACAGCAGGATGCATATTGGTTAGGACATTTACCACCAGATTCTTCAGACAAGaatctacagaaaaaaaaaaaaaactaaatacaaaaatgtcattttccTGCAACTGTGCTCTATTATACAAAGAACAGTGATTTCTGCctccgtcacacacacacacacacacacgcacacacacacacagtagccaCAAGCCTCTGACTTGCTGCCACAGCCCCAGAGATCATCAATATAACTCTACCTCCAGGTTCCTATTCCCTcgctcccccacctccccaacCCGTCTCCTCCGAGCCCCGACTCCCCCACTGATCTGCGCCAGGATTTAGATATTAGTCGGACAGATGGAGGTGTGGCTCTGTCGGTAATGAGGTGAGCAGTGGCAGCGAGTCCGGAGGCCCAGACACCGATGAAACGACGTGTGGATTGAGACGTGAGAGGCCCCTACGCAACCAGATGTACACAGCTGTCACACTGCTGACAGAAAGTAATCCTGCGACTGTAGCGCGTTgccagacacaaagagacagagacaaatacagtacatacaaaaaaaatactacacagatagatagatagatagatagatagatagatagatagatagatagatagatagatagatagatagatagatagatagatagatagatagatagattcacCTCACACACATACTAACATTTGTTGATCTCTTAAATTGTAGCTTGTGAATAGTTATTGACACCGTCTCTATTTCTGTAATGTCAGCAACTGCTAATATGTTAACtcatgaaaataataacacgctgattaaataaatttataatGAAAAGGACCATTCTTCCAGTGACGCTTTTGTTTTTGAAACGTGAAGTATATTTTACTGCCATGGGTTTTCAAGTCTTCAGTGCCTCTACTTACTGTAAGTGTCATTTTGAATGCAGGACCTTCACTTGTAATGGGAGCGGCGCTTTCTTCAGTACGGAAAGGCACTTTTTCAAACACTGCTCCCATTACAGTCAGTAGGTTGAGCGTAAGAGTGTGTGTCAGCGTGACTGGGAGCAGCAGGAAGCTGAGGGGTGAAACCTGAGTGCAGAAGAGGGACTGGACGGGGGCAAATCGCGCAGAGGGGACGCAAACGGTGAGGAGTGTGGTGAGCCgggaggtgggagggtgggtgagctgtggtggtggtggtggtggtggtggtggtggcggcagtagtggtggtggtggaggtagTGGGGGCACTCTGGGAATGTCTCTTGCCGCATATGTTTATTTAGCTTTCTGCACGGTCAACGGAGAACGAGTTCAGAGGAGGGTGAAAcggaaaggtgtgtgtgtgtgtgtgtgtgtgtgtgtgtgtgtgtgtgtgtgtgtgtgtgtgtgtgtgtgtgtgtgtgtgtgtagaggatGTCTACCCTCAAACAGCTGGAGTGTCCAAAATGTTGGACTGTGAGAGGATATGATGAAACAAATAACTTGTCATTGTCAGTTTGGCACTCTCTTTCATTTCTGATTTATGAAGAGATGGGAAAGTGAGTTTTAAGCAGCAGGGTGCTGTCAGTAGTGGATTTCAATGTGGAGTGTATTATTCTTGGATTATCTTTATTCCCTCATTCTTTGTGGTCCCACAGAGAACTAAGATTCTGAAgcatgttatatatatgtgtgtgtgtatatatatttaatttttatcttcttcatcTCTGGAAGGTCACTGCTTATATAAAGAACTATAACATAAGACATAAAATGGACCAGTTTTCACTCagtcacattaacatgaaccatTTTCGCGTGTGCGCACCTGTTTGTGATCTGTTGTGGCTTGGGAGTGGGCACTCAAGGCCACTCTTCTTctcctcggcctcctcctccctgacttTGAAGAGGAGGAGTGAAGATGGGAGAGAGGGCAGCGAAGAAGGTCACAGGAGACTCAGCGATAGGAGGAGTGGGAGGGCGGGGGGGCCGGGGGGCCGGAGGGCAGAGTGACATTAGCTCCAACGACCTCGACAACCTCGCTCTCAAACTAGCTTCGTAATTAAGATGCAGCAAGAGTAGGGagagcggtggtggtggtggttgcgTGTAAAAAGCGCTTGTTATCTGAATATgtagaaaaatgaaaatctgcAGATTTAAtcattctttcaaaaaaaaaaaagtctcacaaCAATATGCTACAGAACTATCTGGCAATAAGCAACAAGGTTTTAAGTTTCGAagcatttaaatctttttattacGTAAATACCTTGATCAGTTATGGTAACAGTAACACAAACCTGCAGTGGCATTTCGCTGCTATTTGAAAGAGATGCAGACTATAGATTGGAAAGGCAGAGAGCGAAATGAGACAAAATATATAATGAGAGTTAAcccctgaacacaacacactgcaaaTAGAATTATTTTCGCTGACTACGAATTTCTAAAAATGTAAAGTAGAACAAACTTTTGACTCTGAAGGTTAAGTCCTGTTTCACAGAGGATAGAGTAAGAGAGTTTGGTGCGGTTTagtgtgcgtgcgtttgtgtgtatgtgtgtgcgccaGTGCGTGTGGCGGGGTCAAAGTCGGGGAACGTTGGAGGTACGAACGCTGATGACAGCAGAGTTCACCTGCACCTAATAACCTTCGCTGACCTCCTTCCATCTGTTTACATTCACTGATTCCTGCCTTGAGACCCCTGCACGCTCGcacggatacacacacacacacgttataTGGGTAATCATTTTCATTGGCTTAGAACCGTGTTTTTATCAAACGAGCAAAATGTTAAGCAAAGTCTTACAGAATGGCTTAACACACAGTTAAGATTAAAGAAGCGGTGGAGCGGAAACGGACCAGAGATGTTCTGATAAATAGGTAGGTATGCATCGTCTATCATGATCAACTCACGATACTGCTCTCCAAATCAAATATTGAAATGTGCCTAAATATGCATTCGGTTAGTCAGATGGGTTTTTAGATAAACCAGATAAGCAAGACTGCAGGCACAAGTTTCTAATTATTAGAAAGTTATTAAGCCTTAGTTTCTTTGTTTAACTGCAGTCAAAAATGACATTCTTGCATGTACTGTAAATCTGAGCACATGAGCCAAAGACACTTGTCGATGCCAGAAGACAACCCATAAATCTTTCCATTAAAATAATATGTAGGCACATTGAGTTTCCTCCACACACGGAGTCGGTTGTTTGGTTTTAGCTCGTAGTAAAGGTGTGTGACACCTGCATCGCGGTGAGATGATGAATTTTCTAAATATAGACCTTAGTGGAAATAAGGAACATGTAAAGGACCTAAGATGGAGCCTTGCAGAAcgccacaagattaaaaactGATTATCTCTGTCAGTTAACTACAAACCCATATCCTGGACGCCATGTTTGTAGCTGCACAAAATGTACAACTGCATGTTAgccataaattaaaaaataattctcaGTTGTTATTATCTATATTTACTATtttgaggaagcacagtaaaaAACCTACACACGAACACATTCATGTGACTTCAGCCTCACCTTCATCTCCCCATAACTCCTCTAACCTGCTGCATTTGTTTCTAACTAGACCCATAGCTGGCCGGGTTTACATGCAACACGAGAAGCGACACACACTCCCTGCTCTCCCCCTGTCTTCCCCTTTCACTCtcactttgttatttttataattcaaGATTTGGGGTGGGCAGGGGATGAGGTGACAGGGGGAGCGTGGCACTGATAAGGTAGCTAATACCCTGCTTTTtaaagggtcaaaggtcacctcTGCTTGACTGCTGGTGGCTGGGGTGTTGTGGGTGCGTAGTGTCCGTGGGGTAGTTGTGGGAGGGGGGTCTGAGGAATCACTGGGTGGGAGTGGGAGGATATTGCGTTTTATCATTTCTCattatcagaagaaaaacagaggcagtTTTCTTCGGTGACAGTAAGCAGGATCAGAGTCCCATAGGAACAGGAAATCCAGTAGGATCAGACTTCTGATCCGCCCCTGTACTCAGACAacaaatgcacgcacacacacacacacacacacacacacacacatacacacacacattagcacaCACACTTGCTGCCGCTAAATCAGCCTGTTGATTGAGCCGGCCTCTAATTTTAGCCACAGACCACCGGCTCCCAACCAGGGTCCAGTTGGAAACAGGCGGAAGAAAAGGTGATTAATAACTGTCATGTCTGTCACGGCAGTGTCGCGCACGAGGGAGGGTCGATGCAGGGGAAATGGAGTTACACGCGAGATGctaacagctgttgttgttgttgttgttgtcctggGAGGGGAACTGTTGGCGCGCTGAC
This sequence is a window from Mugil cephalus isolate CIBA_MC_2020 chromosome 9, CIBA_Mcephalus_1.1, whole genome shotgun sequence. Protein-coding genes within it:
- the mrps22 gene encoding 28S ribosomal protein S22, mitochondrial, whose product is MAALGTARCVFRSYSRVKDVQRSKQILTRCCARTFCSETQHNENAELQVTDPTVQDILTRITGLDLQKVFRPLKQELKPPTYKLMTDEQLEQAIKHAKEQAKKLLEMPPVLPERKPINEVLSEDKILDGMDTAKLVFTDITYNIPHRERFIVVREPNGTLRKATWEERDRLIQVYFPREGRKLIAPLMFKEENLKMVFSEDRHEDVLNFCLVQFEPDSSDYIRVHKATYEDLDKHGKYDLLRSTRHFGGMTWYLVKARRVDGLIVDMLKKELFQDAVSLVSLFHMVHPNSESAQEAASQQATGIDLLKIYAQKESQRSGYIELALQAYEQMSAEGPAA